A window of Tripterygium wilfordii isolate XIE 37 chromosome 7, ASM1340144v1, whole genome shotgun sequence contains these coding sequences:
- the LOC120003085 gene encoding ell-associated factor Eaf-like isoform X2, giving the protein MANNAKEEPKNAPKSDQWYTLSLGPSFNDDTSNKYCTLRYEFKPASIDKTKPGSLNKNKDNRVSLEFQNNQAGKPKVAFEGCSEDHKENDAVLYFDGETFRLERLHRAFNQLRRLRLPGESAPPVESRLSPAGKASKSVNIGRSSIPPVPVEVERIDIGEPEIPGAGKGVVAEFVFDQTNVSAASPGPKNDETEDHQDIDIDDLFGADSPVERNPDEQKVDGGFDINVRHDDDTDDEIADVDDSGDEADKGRNAAEALRAQMKAVEREKQTSTSSGSSASSGSGSSSSSDSEGSDGDTVNSI; this is encoded by the exons ATGGCCAATAATGCCAAAGAGGAGCCCAAGAACGCTCCCAAATCCGATCAATGGTACACACTCTCTCTCGGTCCCTCCTTCAATGACGATACCTCCAATAAGTACTGCACTCTTCGAT ATGAATTTAAGCCGGCCTCGATCGATAAGACAAAACCGGGATCGTTGAATAAGAACAAAGACAATAGGGTTTCGTTGGAGTTCCAAAACAACCAGGCAGGGAAACCGAAAGTGGCCTTTGAAGGATGCAGCGAGGACCACAAGGAGAATGATGCCGTTTTATATTTTGATGGTGAGACGTTTAGATTGGAGCGGCTTCACCGGGCTTTCAATCAGCTTAGGCGCCTCCGATTGCCAGGTGAATCTGCCCCTCCAGTAGAGTCTCGACTGTCTCCAGCCGGAAAGGCATCGAAATCAGTGAATATTGGCCGGAGCTCTATTCCTCCAGTGCCG GTGGAGGTGGAACGAATTGATATTGGAGAGCCAGAGATTCCAG GGGCTGGTAAGGGAGTTGTTGCGGAATTTGTGTTTGATCAAACAAATGTATCCGCTGCCTCACCAGGCCCTAAAAACGATGAAACTGAGGATCATCAAGATATAGATATTGATGACCTTTTTGGGGCTGACTCACCGGTTGAGAGGAACCCAGATGAGCAGAAAGTTGATGGTGGTTTTGACATCAATGTACGACATGATGATGACACTGATGATGAGATTGCTGATGTAGATGATAGTGGTGATGAAGCAGACAAGGGTCGTAATGCTGCAGAAGCACTGAGAGCCCAGATGAAGGCAGTGGAGAGGGAAAAACAAACTTCAACTTCAAGCGGTAGCAGTGCAAGTAGTGGTAGtggaagcagcagcagcagtgaTAGTGAAGGCAGTGACGGGGACACGGTCAACTCTATCTGA
- the LOC120001895 gene encoding probable ribose-5-phosphate isomerase 2 yields the protein MAIPYPQLFATEKPAMEVGLPSLSPPLSPSPVILTQDDLKKIAAYKAVEYVESGMVLGLGTGSTAKHAVDRIGELLRQGKLKNIVGIPTSKKTHEQAVSLGIPLSDLDTHPTIDLAIDGADEVDPSLNLVKGRGGSLLREKMVESACKRFIVIVDDSKWVRFIGESGLAMPVEVVPFCWKFSAKRLQNLFEYAGCVAKLRTEKESSAQPFVTDNGNFIVDLYFKKDIGDLKIASDKILRLAGVVEHGMFLDMASTVIVAGELGITIKHKEDHHQE from the coding sequence ATGGCAATCCCATATCCCCAATTATTTGCTACGGAGAAGCCGGCAATGGAGGTGGGTTTACCTTCCCTGTCTCCGCCTCTTTCGCCTTCCCCTGTTATTCTAACCCAAGACGATTTGAAGAAAATCGCCGCCTACAAGGCTGTTGAGTACGTCGAATCCGGGATGGTTCTTGGATTGGGTACGGGTTCCACGGCCAAGCACGCCGTCGATCGAATTGGGGAATTGTTGCGACAAGGTAAGCTTAAGAATATTGTTGGCATACCCACATCGAAGAAGACCCACGAGCAAGCGGTATCGTTAGGAATTCCACTCTCCGATCTTGACACTCACCCCACCATTGATCTTGCTATCGACGGCGCTGATGAGGTGGACCCGAGCCTCAATCTCGTCAAGGGACGGGGTGGCTCATTGTTACGCGAGAAAATGGTTGAGAGTGCTTGCAAGAGATTCATTGTTATCGTTGACGACTCCAAGTGGGTGCGCTTTATTGGGGAAAGTGGGCTTGCCATGCCCGTAGAGGTGGTGCCGTTTTGTTGGAAGTTCTCAGCGAAGAGGCTCCAGAACCTGTTTGAGTACGCCGGTTGTGTGGCCAAGCTGAGGACAGAGAAGGAGAGCAGTGCCCAGCCTTTTGTAACGGATAATGGGAACTTCATTGTGGATTTGTATTTCAAGAAGGACATTGGGGATTTGAAGATTGCCAGTGATAAGATTTTGAGGCTTGCTGGGGTGGTGGAGCACGGCATGTTTCTCGACATGGCTTCTACAGTGATTGTTGCTGGGGAGCTGGGGATCACCATCAAGCATAAAGAGGATCACCATCAAGAATAA
- the LOC120001893 gene encoding uncharacterized protein LOC120001893, with amino-acid sequence MCISSQVSKFPYRIVLKGKKRKRGRNLDLSGAENGINEAGAQATRHEHWTHRLRDTRGDVLSLQFHNLEYLQSSADFWLVNPHSISCFFPKPPNLFLSIAGRELVPLLEEIRSPSWFLVKEFNFVLHCFIIFQSEQIFWGIVNSSMGDHFVLLVDRLLTESTLEAAIESRKRSLQATSSAVDERKDDNISQKVDFGDILAPGKLVECRICQEEDEDLNMETPCSCCGSLKYAHRRCVQRWCDEKGNTICEICQQEFKHGYTAPTPLFQFGRVPIHFRGNWDARRGLRGPRYMAMVSTNHNLSEYEDYSASTTRNLICCPSVAVIFTVLLILRHTLPMFLSETDELSFPLFVLLFLRIAGIVIPVYVMTRAVIALQRHRRQLEPANPPLTSMNEAAENSNIQPHIIHFG; translated from the exons ATGTGCATCAGCTCACAAGTTTCGAAATTTCCATACAGAATCG TTTTgaagggaaagaaaaggaaaaggggcAGGAATTTGGATTTATCTGGTGCAGAAAACGGCATAAACG AAGCAGGTGCACAGGCAACGAGGCACGAACATTGGACACACAGACTGCGCGATACACGAGGGGACGTGCTCTCTTTGCAATTTCATAACTTAGAATATTTGCAATCAAGTGCCGATTTTTGGCTTGTAAATCCACACTCAATCTCTTGCTTCTTTCCAAAACCACCTAATTTATTCCTCTCGATCGCGGGGAGGGAATTGGTTCCTTTGCTTGAAGAAATACGATCCCCTTCTT GGTTTCTAGTGAAGGAGTTTAACTTTGTTTTGCATTGCTTCATCATATTTCAATCGGAGCAAATTTTTTGGGGTATTGTGAATTCAAGCATGGGGGatcattttgttttgttggtgGATCGTTTGCTAACTGAGTCTACTTTGGAAGCTGCAATTGAGAGCAGAAAGCGGTCTTTGCAAGCCACATCCTCGGCTGTGGATGAAAGAAAAGATGATAACATATCCCAGAAGGTGGATTTTGGAGACATATTGGCCCCAGGGAAATTGGTGGAGTGCAGGATATGCCAGGAGGAGGATGAAGACTTAAATATGGAGACCCCATGCTCTTGTTGTGGTAGCTTGAAG TATGCTCACAGAAGATGTGTACAGAGATGGTGTGATGAAAAGGGAAACACAATATGTGAAATATGCCAGCAG GAATTTAAGCATGGTTATACTGCACCAACTCCTCTATTTCAATTTGGGCGTGTTCCAATACACTTCAG GGGAAATTGGGATGCCAGAAGAGGATTACGTGGACCCCGCTACATGGCAATGGTCTCAACTAACCATAATCTATCAGAATATGAAGACTATTCAGCTTCAACTACAAGAAACTTGATTTGCTGCCCGTCTGTTGCTGTAATT TTCACTGTTCTTCTGATTCTACGACATACTCTTCCCATGTTTCTTAGTGAAACCGATGAATTATCTTTCCCATTATTTGTG TTGTTATTTCTACGAATTGCTGGAATTGTTATTCCTGTATATGTTATGACAAGAGCAGTAATTGCGCTACAACGACACCGACGCCAACTT GAGCCGGCAAACCCGCCATTAACTTCGATGAATGAAGCAGCTGAGAATTCTAACATTCAGCCTCATATAATTCATTTTGGTTAA
- the LOC120003085 gene encoding ell-associated factor Eaf-like isoform X1, whose protein sequence is MANNAKEEPKNAPKSDQWYTLSLGPSFNDDTSNKYCTLRYEFKPASIDKTKPGSLNKNKDNRVSLEFQNNQAGKPKVAFEGCSEDHKENDAVLYFDGETFRLERLHRAFNQLRRLRLPGESAPPVESRLSPAGKASKSVNIGRSSIPPVPVEVERIDIGEPEIPGAKGAGKGVVAEFVFDQTNVSAASPGPKNDETEDHQDIDIDDLFGADSPVERNPDEQKVDGGFDINVRHDDDTDDEIADVDDSGDEADKGRNAAEALRAQMKAVEREKQTSTSSGSSASSGSGSSSSSDSEGSDGDTVNSI, encoded by the exons ATGGCCAATAATGCCAAAGAGGAGCCCAAGAACGCTCCCAAATCCGATCAATGGTACACACTCTCTCTCGGTCCCTCCTTCAATGACGATACCTCCAATAAGTACTGCACTCTTCGAT ATGAATTTAAGCCGGCCTCGATCGATAAGACAAAACCGGGATCGTTGAATAAGAACAAAGACAATAGGGTTTCGTTGGAGTTCCAAAACAACCAGGCAGGGAAACCGAAAGTGGCCTTTGAAGGATGCAGCGAGGACCACAAGGAGAATGATGCCGTTTTATATTTTGATGGTGAGACGTTTAGATTGGAGCGGCTTCACCGGGCTTTCAATCAGCTTAGGCGCCTCCGATTGCCAGGTGAATCTGCCCCTCCAGTAGAGTCTCGACTGTCTCCAGCCGGAAAGGCATCGAAATCAGTGAATATTGGCCGGAGCTCTATTCCTCCAGTGCCG GTGGAGGTGGAACGAATTGATATTGGAGAGCCAGAGATTCCAG GTGCAAAAGGGGCTGGTAAGGGAGTTGTTGCGGAATTTGTGTTTGATCAAACAAATGTATCCGCTGCCTCACCAGGCCCTAAAAACGATGAAACTGAGGATCATCAAGATATAGATATTGATGACCTTTTTGGGGCTGACTCACCGGTTGAGAGGAACCCAGATGAGCAGAAAGTTGATGGTGGTTTTGACATCAATGTACGACATGATGATGACACTGATGATGAGATTGCTGATGTAGATGATAGTGGTGATGAAGCAGACAAGGGTCGTAATGCTGCAGAAGCACTGAGAGCCCAGATGAAGGCAGTGGAGAGGGAAAAACAAACTTCAACTTCAAGCGGTAGCAGTGCAAGTAGTGGTAGtggaagcagcagcagcagtgaTAGTGAAGGCAGTGACGGGGACACGGTCAACTCTATCTGA
- the LOC120002310 gene encoding ABC transporter G family member 7, with protein MVRLGGKMVGRVAKFGGNGVGQILAAIAAALLVRLFAGPGPAMLPENEDVEEDMMDQISEDGDASEAPSSGKIRPVTIRWRNITCSLSNKSSKLVRFLLKNVTGEAKPGRLLAIMGPSGSGKTTLLNVLAGQLMASPSFHLSGYLEINGKPFSNKSSKFAYVRQEDLFFSQLTVRETLSLAAELQLPEILSAEERDDYVNNLLFKLGLVSCANSNVGDAKVRGISGGEKKRLSLACELIASPSVIFADEPTTGLDAFQAEKVMETLQQLAQDGHTVICAIHQPRGSVYVKFDDIVLLTEGALVYAGPAGDEPLKYFSKFGYQCPDHVNPAEFLADLISIDYSSSESAYSSQKRIDGLVESFAHLSSAILYSSPLTRSGGFKDGMKFSKDKILKGKGGWWRQFWLLLKRAWMQASRDGPTNKVRARMSIASAIIFGSVFWRMGRSQTSIQDRMGLLQVAAINTAMAGLVKTIGVFPKERAIVDRERAKGSYALGPYLLSKLIAETPVGAVFPLMFGAILYPMANLHPLFSRFGKFCGIVTVESFAASAMGLTVGAMVPTTEAALAVGPPLMTVFIVFGGYYVNTENTPIIFRWIPRFSLIRWAFQGLCINEFEGLQFDHQNSYDIQTGEQALERLSFGGSRIRDTVIAQSKIMCFWYCTTYLLMEKNKPKYQRLEQPPPAEPPLVVQIEPSDSDQFEQFEQVERPPSNEVESNQQLESPPFDQVRPFILEGAK; from the exons atggttcGTCTTGGAGGGAAAATGGTGGGCCGGGTAGCTAAATTTGGCGGGAACGGCGTGGGACAGATTCTGGCGGCCATAGCAGCAGCCTTGTTGGTTCGCTTGTTTGCAGGTCCCGGCCCCGCGATGCTGCCGGAGAACGAGGACGTCGAAGAGGACATGATGGACCAAATCTCCGAAGATGGTGACGCCAGCGAAGCTCCTAGTTCCGGAAAAATTCGTCCGGTGACCATCCGATGGAGGAACATCACATGTTCCCTCTCTAACAAATCCTCTAAATTG GTAAGGTTTCTGCTAAAAAATGTGACTGGGGAGGCGAAGCCCGGGAGATTGCTGGCAATTATGGGGCCATCAGGGTCAGGAAAGACAACACTGCTCAATGTACTGGCAGGTCAGCTAATGGCATCCCCGAGTTTTCATTTATCAGGCTATTTGGAAATCAATGGGAAGCCGTTTTCAAACAAATCTTCCAA GTTCGCTTATGTGAGACAGGAGGATCTGTTCTTCTCACAGCTGACGGTGCGCGAGACACTGTCTCTTGCTGCTGAGCTTCAACTTCCAGAAATATTGTCCgcggaagagagagatgattacGTGAATAATTTATTGTTCAAACTGGGCTTG GTTAGCTGTGCTAATTCCAATGTTGGTGATGCAAAAGTTCGTGGAATCAGTGGTGGTGAAAAGAAACGTCTATCCTTGGCTTGTGAACTTATTGCAAGCCCATCTGTCATATTTGCTGATGAGCCCACAACTG GGCTTGATGCTTTCCAGGCTGAGAAAGTGATGGAAACTCTTCAACAATTGGCGCAGGATGGACATACTGTAATTTGTGCTATACACCAACCTAGAGGATCAGTCTATGTGAAATTTGACGACATTGTGTTGCTAACAGAGGGTGCACTTGTTTATGCTGGTCCTGCAGGAGATGAACCACTAAAATACTTCTCAAAATTTGG GTACCAATGCCCAGATCACGTGAATCCTGCTGAATTTTTGGCTGATCTCATATCCATTGACTACAGTTCTTCTGAAAGTGCCTACTCTTCTCAAAAAAGAATAGATGGCCTTGTCGAGTCTTTTGCACACCTCTCATCTGCAATTCTTTATTCATCTCCACTAACCAGAAGTGGTGGTTTTAAGGATGGCATGAAATTCAGCAAGGATAAAATTTTAAAGGGGAAAGGGGGTTGGTGGAGGCAATTCTGGCTACTTCTTAAACGTGCATGGATGCAG GCTTCTCGTGATGGGCCAACAAACAAAGTTCGGGCAAGAATGTCCATTGCATCTGCTATAATCTTTGGGTCGGTTTTCTGGAGAATGGGAAGATCTCAGACATCAATACAAGATAGAATGGGATTACTTCAG GTGGCTGCAATAAACACGGCTATGGCAGGCCTTGTGAAGACTATAGGTGTGTTTCCCAAGGAACGTGCCATCGTTGATAGAGAGCGGGCTAAGGGTTCTTATGCATTAGGACCCTATTTGCTTTCTAAATTGATAGCTGAAACCCCTGTTGGAGCAGTGTTCCCATTAATGTTTGGTGCCATACTGTACCCAATGGCTAATCTTCATCCTTTGTTCTCCAG ATTTGGAAAGTTTTGTGGGATTGTGACTGTGGAATCATTTGCTGCATCTGCAATGGGTCTAACTGTGGGGGCAATGGTTCCAACAACTGAAGCTGCATTGGCCGTCGGGCCTCCACTTATGACAGTTTTCATTGTGTTTGGTGGCTACTATGTCAATACAGAAAATACACCTATTATCTTCAGATGGATTCCTCGTTTTTCTTTAATAAGATG GGCTTTTCAAGGGCTTTGCATCAATGAGTTTGAAGGTTTGCAGTTTGATCATCAAAATTCATATGATATTCAAACTGGGGAACAG GCACTTGAACGGCTCTCTTTTGGAGGGAGTCGAATTAGGGATACAGTGATAGCACAAAGTAAAATAATGTGCTTCTGGTATTGCACCACTTACCTTCTCATGGAGAAAAACAAGCCCAAATACCAACGGCTTGAGCAACCTCCTCCGGCAGAACCCCCTCTGGTGGTACAGATTGAGCCTTCAGATTCCGAccaatttgaacaatttgaacAAGTTGAACGACCTCCATCTAATGAAGTCGAATCAAACCAGCAACTTGAGTCACCTCCCTTTGACCAAGTCCGACCATTTATACTAGAAG GTGCTAAGTAA
- the LOC120002311 gene encoding uncharacterized protein LOC120002311, whose protein sequence is MNPIISLSPSIISSFPLSNSSKMVFDYPRKGCSSGTRIVASRRSSEAHDKNYHNGKLVDENMIVLRKRIHEMKMVERNYEPPSEWFDWEKRYFTSYDSMICELMGSLQLQLMETRPSLALGMLALITLSVPTSMAMLFLHFVDVAKNLA, encoded by the coding sequence ATGAATCCAATCATCTCACTATCTCCCTCAATAATCTCATCTTTTCCATTATCAAATTCCTCGAAAATGGTCTTCGATTATCCGAGAAAGGGCTGTTCTTCCGGGACTAGAATTGTGgcatcaagaagatcatcagaAGCACATGACAAGAACTATCACAATGGCAAGCTGGTGGACGAGAACATGATTGTTCTTCGCAAAAGAATTCATGAGATGAAGATGGTGGAGAGGAACTACGAGCCTCCTTCGGAGTGGTTTGATTGGGAGAAGCGTTACTTTACAAGCTATGATTCAATGATTTGTGAATTAATGGGGTCTTTGCAATTACAGTTGATGGAAACCAGGCCTAGCTTGGCTCTTGGGATGCTGGCCTTGATCACCTTGAGTGTTCCAACTTCTATGGCTATGCTGTTTCTCCATTTTGTTGATGTAGCTAAGAATCTCGCTTAA